The following are encoded in a window of Sminthopsis crassicaudata isolate SCR6 chromosome 3, ASM4859323v1, whole genome shotgun sequence genomic DNA:
- the LOC141559511 gene encoding uncharacterized protein LOC141559511: MGRKLRTYSEVSPLVQIPQKVLSHNTQSVQIPCPSHRIALLSKKDHWSETEKMTCLRHRSLPHKSSLVCHKTESLNNHDDKIKDTYKLPPPHPDHHRVHISPDLSCKTAAPVDLFQWGDALMTPSEKSSSVVLPRGQMAKPKHSPYHKTKHTLDSKPQAKPVLPSQDHTKNQATSLPSINQPGRTPSRCQSPTKYLLLNTYSGPDSHTKSTMPTYEHLSEAPPIPDAQEIPSPTISYQTQMPMEKEEYGILPKLLSTQAKDPISQYYQKVTPPGPIQQTEIPTSDYKQAEDAPSSIQAEAQSGSQQQIQTEQNRDVLKYLNEIKPFTLEGGITLTTQVVDKIISSIPEEKIKRDIYNQIRLWQMRGCPRSTQWPEQHMSASYTICLICASWVPNGCPHVDGMKSSSLAQLLAIPTSLPNSEEKKVRFYLKVPQQKPNPISTVTDSLSTKTMPSSPSSAFPSCPKPDPEHLVLPKVTWLDFILARRHHLKERKSRSSQKPFELPLTNKINVEEMPVRPRTQFKSLLEKFQSRSKS; encoded by the exons ATGGGGAGAAAACTCAGGACATATTCCGAAG TTTCACCTTTGGTCCAGATCCCTCAAAAGGTCCTTTCTCACAATACCCAATCAGTGCAAATACCATGTCCATCACATCGGATTGCACTGTTATCCAAAAAAGACCACTGGTCCGAGACGGAGAAGATGACCTGTCTCAGACATCGATCCTTACCACACAAGTCCTCCCTTGTTTGCCATAAGACTGAGTCCCTAAACAACCATGATGACAAGATCAAGGACACTTATAAGCTGCCACCACCACACCCTGACCACCATAGAGTTCACATTAGCCCAGACCTGAGCTGTAAGACAGCAGCTCCCGTAGACCTGTTCCAGTGGGGAGATGCATTAATGACACCCAGTGAAAAGTCCTCCTCAGTTGTTCTGCCAAGAGGTCAGATGGCCAAGCCCAAACATAGTCCTTATCACAAGACTAAACATACATTGGATTCTAAGCCGCAGGCCAAACCCGTACTCCCTTCCCAGGACCACACTAAAAATCAAGCTACTTCTCTTCCCTCCATTAACCAACCTGGCAGGACTCCATCACGCTGTCAATCCCCAACTAAATATCTATTGCTAAATACCTACTCTGGCCCAGATAGCCATACTAAATCTACTATGCCGACCTATGAGCACCTCTCAGAGGCTCCACCAATTCCTGATGCCCAAGAGATTCCTTCCCCTACCATAAGCTACCAAACCCAAATGccaatggaaaaggaagaatatgGCATACTCCCAAAACTTTTGAGCACTCAGGCCAAAGATCCAATAAGCCAGTACTACCAAAAGGTAACTCCTCCTGGTCCCATACAACAGACTGAGATTCCAACAAGTGATTACAAACAGGCTGAGGATGCACCCAGCTCCATCCAAGCAGAGGCTCAATCTGGGAGCCAACAGCAGATCCAGACTGAGCAGAATAGAGATGTTCTCAAGTATTTAAATGAAATCAAGCCTTTCACCCTCGAAGGGGGAATAACTCTTACCACTCAAGTTGTTGATAAAATCATCAGCTCCATCCctgaggagaaaataaagagagataTCTATAATCAGATTCGCTTATGGCAAATGAGGGGATGCCCCAGATCTACCCAATGGCCTGAACAACATATGTCTGCTAGTTATACAATCTGTTTAATTTGTGCTTCATGGGTTCCAAATGGTTGTCCCCATGTTGATGGAATGAAAAGTTCTTCTTTGGCACAATTGCTGGCCATACCAACATCTCTACCTAATTCagaggagaagaaagtgagattttacCTTAAAGTGCCCCAGCAAAAACCAAATCCCATTTCTACGGTCACAGACTCCCTTTCCACTAAAACTATGCCTTCAAGCCCTTCATCAGCCTTTCCATCATGCCCCAAACCAGACCCTGAGCACCTGGTGCTTCCAAAAGTCACCTGGCTGGACTTCATACTTGCAAGACGTCACCATCTCAAGGAAAGAAAATCACGTTCTTCCCAAAAGCCATTTGAATTACCCTTGACAAACAAGATAAATGTAGAAGAAATGCCAGTGAGACCAAGGACACAATTCAAGTCTCTCTTAGAGAAATTTCAAAGTAGAAGTAAAAgctaa